The genome window TTTCTTCATCTTGAAAAACTTTGTTAACAGTAGATATTgcatttttatgataattaatgtcAGTATTGGCATTCAGTCATCAAATAGATTTATCTTACTGTATTTCCTTTTTGTAGAACATACGAATGTTAATAGTTGAAGTTTATGATAAAAGATACTTGTTGAAAATGTTGTTGGTTTGGTGCATATAAATTGAAGCACGGAACCTTGAAGCTCCATAATCAGGGTCAGTTATTTGACCATTGCCATCCTCTTGAAGTGGACTGGTTATGTTACATTGATTGGATGCTTGCATCATGTGAGCAAATGCTTATTCATCAGATTGTTCATGCCCTTGATAGCTTGATACTGTTGTCAGATTAGGGGAGTTCAAACCTGAAACCTATATTAAGGGATGTTTTATTGATATTTCTTTGTCACCAAGCCATATTGATCATCTGCTGTCCACTCAAACATAACATTATCTGCTTTAAATACCATGTTTGATGCACTCAATTATTATAACAAGTCTTATACTGCCTCTTTAGATCTTTTCAGGTAGATTTGTTTAGGATTGTCTAAATGTTTTTCACAAATGCTTTGTCCCATGGAACCTATATGTCTCGTATATATTTGATGTCTGTATGTGTTAGTGCTTAGTGGTACCTATATTTGTCTCCTATAACTTATATGATTTACTTCAGCTGTCATGTCAGCATCAATTACTAATGCTTTTTGTTTGGTGTATTCTTCCATTTCTTTATGTAGATTCACTGTCCAAAATTAACAACCCCCAACAAGTTACTCCGAGTATGCTCTTTTGTCTAATTATGTATCTGAATGATATCTTTTTCAATTATGGACTGATTAATTGGCATTGGTTGGTCCTAGTGACACTATTTAAGATCCTCTTGAGTCATACATTTTGCTGTTGAGGCTTGTTATCGAGATAACTGGTACTGGAACCTAACCAATAAAGTGTATTATGTCAGATCAGCATCCTCTATCTATCTGTATAATTGTATATCAATGTTTCTCTGGCACTACAGGCACCTGCATGATCTACCTTTTTTGTTGAACTTTGGTTGATGTTTGGACCATTGTAATATTCATTTGATCTAGTGGTTGTGTTCTCGAAAATGTGAAAGGAGTAGGTTCAGGAGATTTATGCTGGAATACACAATGCTAAATCATGCAATTTTCCTTCTAGGAATTGTCTTAAAGCTTACCATCCTCAATGTGTGGGTAAGGATCCCTCATTCATGGAGAGTGATGAACGTTGGACCTGTGGTAAATGCCTTGAACTCAGTTCTTTCCTACATCTTTTGGTTAAATTGCAGTATCATTGTTTTTTCTGCTGTTTGGTGTAACATGTTTACTCCATTTAATTTCTGGTTGTGGCAAACAGCATATGGTATAATTCTTCAGCAGTTGTTACATTGTGAAAGTATTCCAGAATATAATTTAGCAGTGAATAAGCCTATGAAACCTTCTAGCTGATGAGTAGTCCCCAGTCTCCATATTGTGTGACTGATTGTGTAGAATAGGGAAAACTGTAGGTTTCATGTTAAGTTTGATAGAAAGAAAATTTTCCTTGATAGATCATTTAATGCTGTATTCTGGACTCTCTCTAACCAAGCTTTGGTAGCAAGCCTTTGATAAACCAGCAATAAGATCTGTTTTTCGGAGTTACTCTGAATGAAGATTGTGATATGGTGATTCCATGCCATTCTTTCTCTTTGGTTTGACATGATTTGTTGACCTGATGTACCTGACAGGTTGGCATTCTTGCTTTATCTGCCAAAAGGCATCAGCTCTCCAATGTTACTGCTGCCCGAACTCTGTGTGCTACTCATGCATAAAGGAAGCTGAGTTTgtgcaagtcaagaaaagaacaaagggCTTCTGCAACAATTGcttaaagctagcaattttaatagaagagaatATAGATGTTGATTCAGATGGGGTATCCTCtgcataaatcttcattaattattaCAGATTCCTTTGGCATTAAACTTTATGCTTCTGCACCCTTAATTGATTTCTGGGATGATCTTCAATGTTAGCAACTTTTAAAATTTGTATAGCTTTCAGCATTAGTTGTGAACATTTTATTGCAGCACTCAAGTGAAATCTTTCATGTTATGTAAAGGAACTCTGGACAGTTTGATTGATTTGTAGTATATGTCTCTTTTCATTTGACAGATTTTCCTATGTTCCTATCCAATTGAAGTCGAATTTTTCTTATTTCCAGGGAAAGGTGGACTTCAGAGATACTGAGACATATGAGTTTTTGTTCAAGGATTATTGGGAAATAATAAAGGATCAGGAAGGACTGACATTGATTGATCTTCAGGCAGCGAATGCTCTTCTTAAAAGAGGTGAAAATTACAAGGGTGGATCAGATTCTGACAAACTTGAGGAAGAGGATGTCGAATCTGAAGGTGATGATTTGGAAATAAATTCTGACGATGGGTTGTCATTTCTTGAGGATTTGAAAGGGCGATGTGGTAGAATGAAGAAACCAATTAAGAGGTCCAGGTCAAAGAAAAAAGTGTTTATTAGTTGGGGTTCAGTGGAGCTGATAAACTTCCTTATATCTGTTGGTAGAGACACAAATGAACCACTTACACTGTTGGATGCATGTGAAATAATAAAGGACTACATTGATAGAAACAACCTTCATGATCCagatagtaaaaagaaaaaaaatgtaataTGTGATGAGAGACTGTATGCTTTATTCAGAAAAAGGAAAGTAAAGTTTCATAAGATAGAGAGTTTGTTGGAGAGTCACTTTGCCACAAATGATGATTCAGATGAAGAAATTTCTTTTAGCTCAGAAGATGGTGACACATTTGGAAGACGAAAGAAGCAAAACACAGGATATGATGAACATAAATTACAGCCAAAGGAATATAAGGAAGATATTTCTGCAGCACCTAAAAGTTGTTATGCCTCCATAGTTAGGAAAAACATAAATTCGGTGTACTTGAAGAGATCTTTAATTATGGAATTTCTTAAAAGTCCTGATACTTTTGAAGAAAAAGTTACTGGCTGCTTTGTGAGGGTGAAGGTAGATCCTGAAGATTTCTACTTTGTTCCAGAAAAGAGGTACAAGCTAGGGCAGGTCACAGGTTTGATAGTGCTCTTGCATGTGTTCACaaaatttttaatcaaatttaCATCCAGTTTGAGAAAGGGTCACTTCTCATGACCTTGAAAATGGCATGTTGCAGCAATCAAGATGTGATTTGCTTCCTTAAAAAGAATAGATGATTGTTTCGTCTGTGGTGTTTGGACCTAAAAAAGGCATATATATCAATAGTATTGCCACTAGGCCATCTTGGCTTTAGTTTCCAAACCTAATAAAGGACAGTATTGATGTTTCTCTGGAAAACTTATCATTCAATTACTTTTTAACAGGTGTTAAGAAGGCTTTACAGACATACAAGGTAGGCACAATGTCCACAGATGTGGTTCTACATGTTTCCAATTATCATGCGGATGTTCAATTATTTTTTCTATCCGATGATGACTTTGATGAGGTATGCTCTGTGGTCGTTGAACACGTATTGTGCAAGAAATGTTGTTTCACTTTTTGGTTTTTGTAACCTGGATATTTATTTGTTAAAAGAAGAATGACATTTGCCTATAGATagaatgttttatttttataaagtttGCTAGGATGCTAGTTTCAAAATTCATATTCTTATATTAAACTACACTTATGGGTATCTATGCAAGTCCAGTGAAACTTTCCATATCTACGATTGTAGGATGAGTGTGAAGATCTTCTCCAGTTGGCCAATAAAGGCCTTTTCAAAAGACCCACTGTTGTAAGTTTTCTTTCCTAAATTATTTTTGTTGTGATAGAAAACCTTTGAGCCTAGATTTTTCTATTTTGTTCCTATCTTTCTGATAATTATTGTTTGTTACAATAAATAGGTGCCGTCAACTCCAACTATGGGTCGTTTTTTTGAAgaatttcataatttcatttcCTTGAATAATTTCAAATGTTTTATTGTAAATTTCGTAAGCTGTTGATGGAAATTTGGAGATATGAAGGTCACATTTTTTGTGGCGAACGAAACTTACATGTGTATGAAAAGCTTGTGAACAATAGGGCAAGAGATTGGCTAACATATGGGTTGACCATTGTCGGTTATATTGTCGCAAAAGTGAACATGGCGGGAGAATAGGAGATGCCATTTCTCTTGTTCACAAAATAAAATGAAGGATTGCCTTTGCAAATACCATTTCTGTGCTAGTCACTGGTTTGACTGGTATTGTGTCAGcacaaaagggaaaaaaaaaagatttcttaGTTCCCCTTCCCATCTGGTGTCAGAGCCTTGAGGAACACTCTTTGTTGAgcacttgaaagttgaaacactGGCCGAATTGGACAAAATTTTGGGTGTAGAAGGTGAGCTGAAGAGGGGATATGGAGAGATAGTCAGGTAGAGGAAAATTTGTTCAATTTGGTATGTCAAGGGCCTTTTTGGGATGTTTCAACTGGTTTTAGTCGAGACTGATTGGTTTGTAATCAAACTGGTTGAAACTGTGAAATTTTGACCATGCATGGAACTGGGCGGTTTGCATGCAGATCAGAGTATAGAGAGTTCATGGCACTTGATATGGATATAGTTTCATGTCATGTTCTTCCTTGTTTAAGATATTAAGAAAAGAATGAAACCAAAGTTGCATTCTTTTATAAGAAAACATCTTGTGTTTTGCATTCTCATGTACGAGTCAGGAAAGGACAATATTTGAATGGAATATGGATTAGTTGAGCAAGGTGTAGAATAATTTGCTTGACCCACATTTCTTGTGCATGTATATAGCCTTCATGAATCGAAATGCATTCTGATTCAGTGGTTCCTGACAAAATATCTCTGAGGTTTTCATAGATCTTAAGTTTAATACAAGTGATTCTTCCTTTTTTCACAGAGCAACAGTGTGTTGAAAATTTATATTTGTTATTCCCATATAtcattattttcttttccttgaaaatttatatttgttttgcTCATAAAGTAGTTTTTATCTTATTCCTGTCTGTCTtcagagagctcaaaagtgtataTTGTTGTAATTATGTTGTTATATGCTAAAATTTGTTGTTTTCGCAGGCAGAGCTTGAAAAGAAGATCAGAAGTGTTCATGCTGACATAATGAATCATGTATGTATATCTGTATTGTGTAAAATACAATAGTCAAATTTGTAATTTTTGGTTCCTATTATTTCTTGTTGAATAAATAAGTGATGCTGGCAATAGATAAAATGGGATTGGCTCTTGGCCCATTGCATGTTACTATTTGATACCACCATAGTTCTTTTATGCAAGGGAACAGATGTAGGAAATATTTACATATCACAAGATCTCTAGTTCATTTCTTGCCTAATCTGctaattatcttttattttattcttatgaGGCTgattaaatatttcattttaCAGTGGATTGATAAGGAAGTTTTGAAGTTACAAAAACTGATAGATCGAGCTAATGAGAAAGGATGGCGCAGAGAATATCCTTAGATTTAGGATAAAAAACATGGATGCATGCTTACCATGTATAACATAACATGCattcaattattttctttttaataactAGAAAACTTCATTTGACATTATTTAACCCTTGACCTTTTCTGGCTTCTACACTTTTTGCTTATATTGATGAAAGAGAAAAACTTCGTACATCTGAAGAGCGAAAGCGGCTTCTTCAAGAGATTCCAACAGTGGTTGCTGATATATCTCAAACTAAGGTGAAGAATACCAATGGTCCACCTATTTCTTCAGGTTGGCTGCTTTCACATGGGCTTAAGTTACACATTATTTAAGCAAAGTATATGCATCTTCTTCTGGTTAAATTATGCATATTAtcagggtctgtcgtaccgagccgtaccgcctggtatgggcggtatgtaccggtccaacaGGGTTTCGATACGCAGAccgactgtagcactgtagcagtttaCTGTAGCACTACAGCAGTACTACAGTACtcgatacacccaggtgtaccgagcggtacacttgggtgtactgctcggtataccgtaccgtaccggtaccgagcccaggtcgaaataccggtacggtacggtattgcgaaccttgcatgTTATTATTGTAAATTGGTGGTACAATTTACAATATCTGTTGAGAGTTATAATAGTTATAATACGTATAATACCCATATAGTATGGGTGGCAGTTTGGTGGTGGCATATCTGTTGAGAGTTATAATAGTTGCCTTTTGCTTCTAAAAACTTTCGTCTGTATTATACTTTATCTTGAGCAACCATTACAGTCCTATAACCTTTTTTGTTTAGGCAGGTTTATTAACTCCTAGGTTTCATTtcttttgattcatcattttcaaGTGTTTCTTCAAAGTTTGTTGGATCTGAAATGAACAAAGTAAATGTTAATCATAAATTTTTACTAaagatctattttatttttttgatggaGTTTCATCTACGGAATTATCAGAGGCTGATGGTGAATTTGTTGGCAGATGATGAATTTGTTGGATCTGGAATTTGAATGTGTTTTCACCTTCACTATTCTCCTAATTCCAACTTGAAATTTTTGTTAATAATAAATTTATCATTAAGGGTATTATATAACCGATATGTTTTAGATTACAAAGAATAACCAATTATTTTGTATTTTTCAGGTTTTTTATCGAGTTTATAACGATTTTGTGAATCTACCAAAGCATaaataatacattaaaaaaattttaaatggtTTACCCTTGACTTCATATCATACAAAGCTTCACAAGGAGTTTAATTTAGAATAGCCCATATGGGTAAAATGTTGAATGTACAACAAGTAAACAACTTGTAAGCCCAAAATTGATTTGGAAGTTACATGCTGTTAAGCAAGTTTCTTGTCATTTCAACAGCCATTTGATTCTTGTATTTGGCGACACCATTTTGCTTCTATGTATATGTTTCTATCAATTCCTTAAAATGTCATTTTCTTCTCAGAAAGCATTAaattcattagataaaaattcatcatCTTTGGCTATTTGAAATGTCTTTCTGCAACTACCACTTTGACATTTCACAAATTCCTTGAATTTTCTTAAATTATCAAAGGTTTCAAATTtgtattttagaaaatataccaactcatgtgattataataataattaaataatagaaaatatcaACTTTTGCCAAAAGATTTTatgttcatag of Musa acuminata AAA Group cultivar baxijiao chromosome BXJ2-3, Cavendish_Baxijiao_AAA, whole genome shotgun sequence contains these proteins:
- the LOC135608006 gene encoding uncharacterized protein At5g08430-like isoform X1, with product MMKKNKLNKEEIAEDYCFTCKDGGHLRVCDFKNCLKAYHPQCVGKDPSFMESDERWTCGWHSCFICQKASALQCYCCPNSVCYSCIKEAEFVQVKKRTKGFCNNCLKLAILIEENIDVDSDGGKVDFRDTETYEFLFKDYWEIIKDQEGLTLIDLQAANALLKRGENYKGGSDSDKLEEEDVESEGDDLEINSDDGLSFLEDLKGRCGRMKKPIKRSRSKKKVFISWGSVELINFLISVGRDTNEPLTLLDACEIIKDYIDRNNLHDPDSKKKKNVICDERLYALFRKRKVKFHKIESLLESHFATNDDSDEEISFSSEDGDTFGRRKKQNTGYDEHKLQPKEYKEDISAAPKSCYASIVRKNINSVYLKRSLIMEFLKSPDTFEEKVTGCFVRVKVDPEDFYFVPEKRYKLGQVTGVKKALQTYKVGTMSTDVVLHVSNYHADVQLFFLSDDDFDEDECEDLLQLANKGLFKRPTVAELEKKIRSVHADIMNHWIDKEVLKLQKLIDRANEKGWRRELFAYIDEREKLRTSEERKRLLQEIPTVVADISQTKVKNTNGPPISSECQLPKAADVNNSGSGHVIEIKEDHGVQDSKITGNMRIGDHVDDEDKTWHYVDPSGNEQGPFDMVSLRYWMREGFFDEDFKVWKTGQSREDAILLTDALRLYQ
- the LOC135608006 gene encoding uncharacterized protein At5g08430-like isoform X2, coding for MEGTCGSAISRIVLKLTILNVWVRIPHSWRVMNVGPVGKVDFRDTETYEFLFKDYWEIIKDQEGLTLIDLQAANALLKRGENYKGGSDSDKLEEEDVESEGDDLEINSDDGLSFLEDLKGRCGRMKKPIKRSRSKKKVFISWGSVELINFLISVGRDTNEPLTLLDACEIIKDYIDRNNLHDPDSKKKKNVICDERLYALFRKRKVKFHKIESLLESHFATNDDSDEEISFSSEDGDTFGRRKKQNTGYDEHKLQPKEYKEDISAAPKSCYASIVRKNINSVYLKRSLIMEFLKSPDTFEEKVTGCFVRVKVDPEDFYFVPEKRYKLGQVTGVKKALQTYKVGTMSTDVVLHVSNYHADVQLFFLSDDDFDEDECEDLLQLANKGLFKRPTVAELEKKIRSVHADIMNHWIDKEVLKLQKLIDRANEKGWRRELFAYIDEREKLRTSEERKRLLQEIPTVVADISQTKVKNTNGPPISSECQLPKAADVNNSGSGHVIEIKEDHGVQDSKITGNMRIGDHVDDEDKTWHYVDPSGNEQGPFDMVSLRYWMREGFFDEDFKVWKTGQSREDAILLTDALRLYQ